Proteins from one Mus pahari chromosome 10, PAHARI_EIJ_v1.1, whole genome shotgun sequence genomic window:
- the Naa80 gene encoding N-alpha-acetyltransferase 80, whose product MELILSTSPAKLTLDPACQPELTLRFNLTELTLDPARQPELSLSPRLAELTLDPTCHPEMSLSPGPAELTLDPQHQAKDLPVPKLPELILEPVHCRPELMSACADLINDQWPRSRASRLHSLGQSSDAFPLCLMLLSPQPSPGAAPVVVGHARLSRVLDHPHSLLVETVVVARALRGRGFGRRLMEGLEAFARARGFRRLHLTTHDQLYFYAHLGYQLGEPVQGLAFTNRRLSTTVLRAFSKPPCPQPPCKEPILAAQAVPRSSKGPPLPPPPPLPQSLTTSPPPSPEPLPQSPLETRYRDLKGCPIFWMEKDI is encoded by the coding sequence ATGGAGCTGATCCTGAGTACCAGCCCAGCAAAGCTGACTCTAGATCCTGCATGCCAGCCAGAGTtgaccctgagattcaacctgaCCGAGCTAACCCTGGATCCTGCACGCCAGCCAGAGCTGTCGCTGAGTCCCAGGCTAGCTGAGCTGACCCTGGATCCCACATGCCACCCAGAGATGAGCCTCAGTCCTGGCCCAGCTGAGCTGACCCTGGATCCTCAACACCAGGCAAAGGACCTCCCAGTCCCCAAGCTGCCTGAATTGATCCTGGAGCCTGTACACTGCCGACCCGAGCTCATGAGTGCCTGTGCTGATCTCATCAATGACCAGTGGCCCCGCAGTCGAGCCTCCCgtctccactccctgggccagtcCTCAGATGCCTTCCCCCTCTGCCTGATGCTGCTGAGCCCCCAGCCCTCACCCGGAGCAGCCCCTGTTGTGGTGGGCCATGCCCGCTTATCACGGGTACTGGACCATCCCCATAGCCTCTTAGTGGAGACAGTGGTGGTAGCCCGGGCTCTGAGGGGCCGTGGCTTTGGTCGCCGCCTCATGGAGGGCTTGGAGGCCTTTGCCCGAGCCCGGGGTTTCCGACGGCTGCACCTCACCACTCATGACCAGCTGTACTTCTATGCCCATCTGGGCTACCAACTGGGTGAGCCTGTGCAGGGTTTGGCCTTCACCAACCGTCGGCTGTCCACCACTGTCCTACGTGCCTTCTCTAAgccaccctgcccccagccacCCTGCAAGGAGCCTATCCTAGCTGCCCAAGCTGTCCCGAGGAGCTCCAAGGGACCCCCATTGCCACCacctcctcccctaccccagTCTCTGACCACCTCACCGCCTCCTTCACCCGAGCCCCTTCCTCAAAGCCCACTAGAGACACGATATCGAGATCTGAAGGGATGCCCTATATTCTGGATGGAAAAAGACATCTGA
- the Hyal1 gene encoding hyaluronidase-1: MLGLTQHAQKVWRMKPFSPEVSPGPSLATAGHLLLISTLFLTLLELAQVCRGSMVSNRPFITVWNGDTHWCLTEHGVDVDVSVFDVVANKEQSFQGPNMTIFYREELGTYPYYTSTGEPVFGGLPQNASLVTHLAHTFQDIKAAIPEPDFSGLAVIDWEAWRPRWAFNWDSKDIYRQRSMELVRAEHPDWPETLVEAVAKDQFQEAAQAWMASTLQVGQALRPRGLWGYYGFPDCYNDNDFLSLNYTGQCSEHTRDQNDQLGWLWNQSYALYPSIYLPAALIGTGKSQMYVRHRVQEAFRVATASRDPHVPVMPYVQIFYEMTDHLLPLEELEHSLGESAAQGAAGAVLWLSSNKTSTKESCQAIKAYMDSTLGPFIVNVTSAALLCSEALCSGHGRCVRHPSYPEALLTLNPASFSIELTQDGRPLSLKGTLSLKDRVQMAMKFECRCYRGWSGTWCDEQGLETLLESGNKAKLSFL, translated from the exons ATGCTTGGGCTTACACAGCATGCTCAGAAAGTTTGGAGAATGAAGCCCTTCAGTCCTGAG GTTTCCCCAGGCCCATCCCTTGCCACCGCAGGCCACCTGCTTCTCATCTCTACTCTCTTCCTGACCTTGCTCGAGTTGGCCCAAGTCTGCAGAGGTTCCATGGTATCCAACCGGCCGTTCATCACTGTCTGGAATGGGGACACTCATTGGTGCCTGACGGAGCATGGAGTGGATGTGGATGTCAGTGTCTTCGATGTGGTTGCCAACAAGGAGCAGAGTTTCCAAGGCCCTAACATGACAATTTTCTACCGAGAGGAATTGGGCACCTACCCCTACTATACGTCCACGGGGGAACCCGTATTTGGTGGTCTGCCCCAGAATGCCAGCCTGGTTACCCACCTTGCTCACACATTCCAGGACATCAAGGCTGCCATACCTGAACCTGACTTCTCAGGACTGGCAGTCATTGATTGGGAGGCTTGGCGCCCACGGTGGGCCTTCAACTGGGACAGCAAGGACATTTATCGGCAGCGCTCAATGGAACTGGTCCGGGCAGAGCACCCTGACTGGCCAGAAACTTTAGTGGAGGCAGTAGCCAAGGACCAGTTCCAGGAAGCTGCACAGGCCTGGATGGCAAGCACCCTCCAAGTGGGGCAGGCACTGCGTCCCCGTGGCCTCTGGGGCTACTATGGCTTCCCTGACTGCTACAACGACAATGACTTTTTAAGTCTCAACTACACAGGCCAGTGCTCAGAACACACCCGTGATCAGAATGACCAGCTAGGGTGGTTGTGGAACCAGAGCTATGCCCTTTACCCCAGTATTTACTTGCCTGCAGCACTGATAGGCACAGGGAAGTCACAGATGTACGTTCGACACCGTGTGCAAGAGGCGTTCCGTGTGGCCACAGCTTCCAGAGACCCCCATGTGCCCGTAATGCCTTATGTCCAGATCTTCTATGAAATGACAGATCATCTTCTGCCCCTG GAGGAGTTGGAGCACAGCCTGGGGGAGAGTGCAGCCCAGGGAGCGGCAGGAGCAGTGCTCTGGCTAAGCTCAAACAAGACAAGCACCAAG GAATCATGCCAGGCCATTAAAGCATATATGGATTCCACACTTGGGCCCTTCATCGTGAACGTGACCAGCGCAGCTCTTTTGTGCAGCGAAGCTCTGTGTTCCGGCCACGGTCGCTGTGTCCGCCACCCCAGTTATCCTGAGGCTCTCCTCACCCTCAACCCTGCCAGTTTCTCCATCGAGCTAACACAGGACGGCAGGCCCCTGAGCCTCAAGGGGACCCTCTCACTTAAGGATCGGGTGCAGATGGCTATGAAATTCGAGTGCCGATGCTACCGTGGATGGAGCGGCACGTGGTGTGATGAGCAGG GACTGGAGACGCTACTAGAAAGCGGAAACAAAGCGAAACTCTCATTTCTTTGA
- the Zmynd10 gene encoding zinc finger MYND domain-containing protein 10 isoform X2: protein MQELQKQAEMMEFEISLKALSVLRYITDCVDSLSLSTLNRMLTTHNLPCLLVELLEHSPWSRREGGKLQHFESGRWQTVPPSEHQKLNKLDGQVWIALYNLLLSPEARARYCLTSFAKGQLLKLQAFLTDTLLDQLPNLADLKGFLAQLALAETQSPKKDLVLEQIPEIWDRLERENKGKWQAIAKHQLQHIFSLSEKDLRQQAQRWAETYRLDVLEAIAPERPRCAYCNAEASKRCSRCQNVWYCCRECQVKHWEKHGKTCVLAAQGDRAK from the exons ATGCAA GAGCTGCAGAAGCAGGCGGAGATGATGGAATTTGAGATCTCTCTGAAGGCCCTCTCAGTGCTCCGCTACATCACAGATTGCGTGGATAG CCTTTCCCTGAGCACACTGAACCGCATGCTCACGACTCACAACTTGCCCTGCCTCTTGGTGGAACTGCTGGAACACAGTCCCTGGAGCCGGCGGGAAGGAG GCAAGCTGCAGCATTTTGAGAGTGGCCGATGGCAGACGGTGCCCCCCTCAGAGCACCAAAAGCTGAATAAACTGGATGGGCAAGTATGGATCGCCCTGTACAATCTACTGCTCAGCCCTGAGGCCCGAGCCCGTTACTGCCTTACAAGCTTTGCCAAGGGACAGCTGCTTAAG CTTCAGGCCTTCCTCACTGACACACTACTCGACCAGTTGCCCAACCTCGCCGATCTGAAGGGTTTCTTGGCCCAGCTGGCTCTGGCTGAAACCCAGTCACCTAAGAAGGACCTAGTGTTAGAACAG ATCCCGGAAATCTGGGATCGGCTGGAGCGAGAGAACAAAGGGAAATGGCAGGCTATCGCCAAGCATCAGCTCCAGCACATATTCAGCCTCTCGGAGAAGGATCTTCGTCAACAAGCACAGAG GTGGGCTGAGACCTACCGGCTGGATGTCCTAGAGGCCATAGCTCCGGAGAGGCCCCGCTGCGCCTACTGCAACGCAGAGGCCTCCAAGCGCTGCTCCAGGTGCCAGAATGTGTGGTATTGCTGCAG GGAGTGTCAAGTCAAGCACTGGGAGAAGCACGGAAAGACGTGTGTTCTAGCAGCCCAAGGTGACAGAGCCAAGTGA
- the Hyal2 gene encoding hyaluronidase-2 yields the protein MRAGLGPIITLALVLEVAWAGELKPTAPPIFTGRPFVVAWNVPTQECAPRHKVPLDLRAFDVKATPNEGFFNQNITTFYYDRLGLYPRFDAAGTSVHGGVPQNGSLCAHLPMLKESVERYIQTQEPGGLAVIDWEEWRPVWVRNWQEKDVYRQSSRQLVASRHPDWPSDRVVKQAQYEFEFAARQFMLNTLRYVKAVRPQHLWGFYLFPDCYNHDYVQNWESYTGRCPDVEVARNDQLAWLWAESTALFPSVYLDETLASSIHSRNFVSFRVREALRVAHTHHANHALPVYVFTRPTYTRGLTGLSQVDLISTIGESAALGSAGVIFWGDSEDASSMETCQYLKNYLTQLLVPYVVNVSWATQYCSWTQCHGHGRCVRRNPSANTFLHLNASSFRLVPGHTPSEPQLRPEGQLSEADLNYLQKHFRCQCYLGWGGEQCQRNYKRAAGNASRAWAGRHLTSLLGLVAVALTWTL from the exons ATGCGGGCAGGACTGGGTCCCATCATCACACTGGCCCTAGTGCTGGAGGTAGCATGGGCCGGGGAGCTTAAGCCCACAGCGCCGCCCATCTTCACTGGCCGACCCTTTGTGGTAGCATGGAACGTGCCTACACAAGAGTGTGCCCCACGCCACAAAGTGCCACTGGACCTTAGGGCCTTCGATGTGAAGGCTACGCCTAATGAGGGTTTTTTCAACCAGAATATCACCACCTTCTACTATGACCGTCTAGGCCTGTATCCACGTTTTGATGCAGCTGGGACGTCTGTACATGGCGGTGTGCCTCAGAACGGTAGCCTCTGTGCACACCTGCCCATGCTGAAGGAATCAGTGGAACGCTACATCCAGACCCAGGAGCCTGGGGGGCTGGCAGTCATTGACTGGGAGGAATGGCGGCCTGTATGGGTTCGAAACTGGCAGGAGAAAGATGTGTACCGACAGTCTTCACGCCAGCTGGTGGCCAGTCGGCACCCTGACTGGCCATCAGATCGAGTAGTGAAGCAGGCCCAGTACGAGTTTGAGTTCGCCGCTCGGCAGTTCATGTTGAACACGCTCCGTTACGTCAAGGCAGTCAGACCCCAGCACCTGTGGGGTTTCTACCTCTTTCCTGACTGCTACAATCACGATTATGTACAGAACTGGGAGAGCTACACGGGCCGCTGTCCCGATGTGGAGGTGGCACGGAACGACCAGCTGGCCTGGCTGTGGGCCGAGAGCACGGCCCTCTTTCCCTCTGTGTACCTGGACGAGACACTGGCGTCCTCCATACACAGCCGCAACTTTGTCAGCTTCCGTGTTCGGGAGGCCCTTCGCGTGGCTCACACTCACCATGCCAACCACGCCCTCCCCGTGTACGTCTTCACACGTCCCACATACACCCGAGGACTCACGGGGCTGAGCCAG GTGGACCTTATCTCTACCATTGGTGAGAGTGCCGCCCTGGGCTCAGCTGGTGTCATCTTCTGGGGCGACTCAGAAGATGCTTCAAGTATG GAGACCTGCCAGTACCTCAAGAATTACCTAACTCAGCTGCTGGTTCCCTACGTAGTCAATGTGTCCTGGGCCACCCAGTATTGCAGTTGGACCCAGTGCCATGGCCACGGGCGCTGTGTGCGCCGCAACCCCAGCGCCAATACCTTCCTGCACCTCAATGCCAGCAGCTTCCGCCTAGTGCCTGGCCATACCCCCAGTGAACCCCAGCTACGACCCGAGGGGCAGCTCAGCGAAGCCGACCTCAACTACCTGCAGAAGCACTTTCGCTGCCAGTGCTATCTGGGCTGGGGTGGCGAGCAGTGCCAACGGAACTATAAGCGGGCAGCTGGAAATGCCAGCAGAGCCTGGGCTGGACGCCACCTCACCAGCCtgctgggtttggtagctgtggCTCTCACCTGGACCTTATAA
- the Rassf1 gene encoding ras association domain-containing protein 1 isoform X1, translated as MSAEPELIELRELTPSGRIGPGRTRLERANALRIAPGTTRNPSQQHVPGRGHRFQPAGPTTHTWCDLCGDFIWGVVRKGLQCAHCKFTCHYRCRALVCLDCCGPRDLGWDSALERDTNVDEAVERETPDLSQAETEQKIKDYNGQINSNLFMSLNKDGSYTGFIKVQLKLVRPVSVPSSKKPPSLQDARRGTGRSTAVRRRTSFYLPKDAIKHLHVLSRTRAREVIEALLRKFMVVDDPRKFALFERTERHGQVYLRKLSDDEQPLKLRLLAGPSEKALSFVLKENDSGEVNWDAFSMPELHNFLRILQREEEEHLRQILQKYSRCRQKIQEALHACPLG; from the exons ATGTCGGCGGAGCCAGAACTCATTGAACTACGCGAGCTGACACCGTCCGGGCGCATCGGTCCAGGCCGTACCCGGCTGGAGCGTGCCAACGCTCTGCGCATCGCCCCGGGTACAACACGCAATCCGTCACAGCAGCACGTCCCGGGTCGTGGCCACCGCTTCCAGCCTGCAGGGCCCACCACGCACACGTGGTGCGACCTCTGTGGAGACTTCATCTGGGGCGTCGTGCGCAAGGGCCTACAGTGCGCGC ACTGCAAGTTCACCTGCCATTACCGTTGTCGTGCGCTCGTCTGCTTGGACTGCTGCGGGCCCCGAGACCTGGGCTGGGACTCTGCACTAGAGCGGGACACGAACGTG GATGAGGCTGTGGAGCGGGAGACACCTGATCTTTCTCAAGCTGAGACAGAGCAGAAAATCAAGGATTACAATGGCCAGATCAACAGCAACCTCTTCATGAGCCTG aataaggATGGCTCCTACACAGGCTTCATCAAGGTTCAGCTGAAACTAGTACGCCCTGTTTCAGTGCCTTCCAGCAAGAAACCACCTTCCTTACAGGATGCCCGGAGAGGCACGGGGCGGAGCACAGCGGTGAGGCGCCGCACTTCTTTTTACTTGCCTAAGGATGCTATTAAGCATCTGCATGTTCTATCACGAACACGGGCACGTGAGGTCATTGAGGCCCTGCTTCGAAAATTCATGGTAGTAGATGATCCTCGCAAGTTTGCACTCTTTGAGCGAACTGAACGTCATGGCCAAG TATACCTCCGGAAACTGTCGGATGATGAGCAGCCCTTGAAGCTGCGGCTTCTTGCAGGGCCCAGTGAAAAAGCCCTGAGCTTTGTCCTGAAGGAGAATGACTCAGGAGAGGTGAAT TGGGATGCCTTCAGCATGCCTGAACTGCACAATTTCCTACGCATCCTGCAGCGGGAAGAAGAGGAACACCTTCGCCAGATCCTGCAGAAGTATTCTCGTTGTCGCCAGAAGATCCAGGAGGCCCTGCACGCCTGTCCTTTGGGGTGA
- the Tusc2 gene encoding tumor suppressor candidate 2 yields the protein MGASGSKARGLWPFASTPGGGGPEAAGSEQSLVRSRARAVPPFVFTRRGSMFYDEDGDLAHEFYEETIVTKNGQKRAKLRRVHKNLIPQGIVKLDPPRIHVDFPVILYEV from the exons ATGGGCGCCAGCGGCTCCAAAGCTCGGGGCCTCTGGCCCTTTGCCTCCACTCCGGGGGGCGGCGGCCCAGAGGCGGCAGGCTCCGAGCAGTCTCTGGTGCGGTCTCGAGCCCGAGCAGTGCCTCCCTTCGTATTCACGCGCCGCGG CTCCATGTTCTATGATGAAGATGGAGATCTGGCTCACGAATTCTATGAGGAGACAATCGTCACAAAGAATGGGCAGAAGCGAGCCAAGCTGAGGCGGGTACATAAGAATCTGATTCCTCAG GGCATCGTGAAGCTGGATCCTCCCCGAATCCACGTGGATTTCCCTGTGATCCTCTATGAAGTATGA
- the Zmynd10 gene encoding zinc finger MYND domain-containing protein 10 isoform X1 → MGDLELLLPGEAEVLVRGLRSFQLREMGSEGWNKQHESLEKLNMQAILDATVSQAEPIQELLVTHGKIPTLVEELIAVEMWKQKVFPVLCRLEDFKPQNTFPIYMVVHHEASIINLLETVFFHKEVCESADDKVLDLVDYCHRKLILLVARKGSGDLSEEERFQDSTPMQELQKQAEMMEFEISLKALSVLRYITDCVDSLSLSTLNRMLTTHNLPCLLVELLEHSPWSRREGGKLQHFESGRWQTVPPSEHQKLNKLDGQVWIALYNLLLSPEARARYCLTSFAKGQLLKLQAFLTDTLLDQLPNLADLKGFLAQLALAETQSPKKDLVLEQIPEIWDRLERENKGKWQAIAKHQLQHIFSLSEKDLRQQAQRWAETYRLDVLEAIAPERPRCAYCNAEASKRCSRCQNVWYCCRECQVKHWEKHGKTCVLAAQGDRAK, encoded by the exons ATGGGTGACCTGGAGCTGTTACTgcctggggaggctgaggtgcTGGTGCGGGGCCTGCGCAGCTTCCAGCTTCGGGAGATGGGATCTGAAGG GTGGAATAAGCAGCATGAGAGCCTGGAGAAGCTGAACATGCAAGCCATCCTTGATGCAACTGTCAGCCAGGCTGAGCCCATCCAGGAACTGCTAGTCACCCACGGGAAG ATCCCAACGCTGGTGGAGGAGCTGATTGCGGTGGAGATGTGGAAACAGAAGGTTTTCCCCGTGCTGTGCCGGCTGGAGGACTTCAAGCCCCAGAATACCTTCCCCATATACATGGTG GTACACCATGAGGCCTCCATCATCAATCTCCTAGAGACAGTATTCTTCCACAAG GAGGTGTGTGAGTCAGCAGATGACAAGGTCTTGGACCTAGTAGACTATTGCCACCGCAAGCTGATACTGCTAGTGGCCCGGAAAGGCAGTGGTGACCTGTCTGAAGAAGAACGGTTCCAGGACAGTACCCCTATGCAA GAGCTGCAGAAGCAGGCGGAGATGATGGAATTTGAGATCTCTCTGAAGGCCCTCTCAGTGCTCCGCTACATCACAGATTGCGTGGATAG CCTTTCCCTGAGCACACTGAACCGCATGCTCACGACTCACAACTTGCCCTGCCTCTTGGTGGAACTGCTGGAACACAGTCCCTGGAGCCGGCGGGAAGGAG GCAAGCTGCAGCATTTTGAGAGTGGCCGATGGCAGACGGTGCCCCCCTCAGAGCACCAAAAGCTGAATAAACTGGATGGGCAAGTATGGATCGCCCTGTACAATCTACTGCTCAGCCCTGAGGCCCGAGCCCGTTACTGCCTTACAAGCTTTGCCAAGGGACAGCTGCTTAAG CTTCAGGCCTTCCTCACTGACACACTACTCGACCAGTTGCCCAACCTCGCCGATCTGAAGGGTTTCTTGGCCCAGCTGGCTCTGGCTGAAACCCAGTCACCTAAGAAGGACCTAGTGTTAGAACAG ATCCCGGAAATCTGGGATCGGCTGGAGCGAGAGAACAAAGGGAAATGGCAGGCTATCGCCAAGCATCAGCTCCAGCACATATTCAGCCTCTCGGAGAAGGATCTTCGTCAACAAGCACAGAG GTGGGCTGAGACCTACCGGCTGGATGTCCTAGAGGCCATAGCTCCGGAGAGGCCCCGCTGCGCCTACTGCAACGCAGAGGCCTCCAAGCGCTGCTCCAGGTGCCAGAATGTGTGGTATTGCTGCAG GGAGTGTCAAGTCAAGCACTGGGAGAAGCACGGAAAGACGTGTGTTCTAGCAGCCCAAGGTGACAGAGCCAAGTGA
- the Rassf1 gene encoding ras association domain-containing protein 1 isoform X2 codes for MGEAETPSFEMTWSSTTSSGYCSQEDSDSELEQYFTARTSLVRRPRREQDEAVERETPDLSQAETEQKIKDYNGQINSNLFMSLNKDGSYTGFIKVQLKLVRPVSVPSSKKPPSLQDARRGTGRSTAVRRRTSFYLPKDAIKHLHVLSRTRAREVIEALLRKFMVVDDPRKFALFERTERHGQVYLRKLSDDEQPLKLRLLAGPSEKALSFVLKENDSGEVNWDAFSMPELHNFLRILQREEEEHLRQILQKYSRCRQKIQEALHACPLG; via the exons ATGGGCGAGGCTGAAACACCTTCCTTCGAAATGACCTGGAGCAGCACGACCAGCAGTGGCTACTGCAGCCAGGAGGACTCGGACTCGGAGCTCGAGCAGTACTTCACGGCGCGTACCTCGCTGGTCCGCAGGCCGCGCCGGGAGCAG GATGAGGCTGTGGAGCGGGAGACACCTGATCTTTCTCAAGCTGAGACAGAGCAGAAAATCAAGGATTACAATGGCCAGATCAACAGCAACCTCTTCATGAGCCTG aataaggATGGCTCCTACACAGGCTTCATCAAGGTTCAGCTGAAACTAGTACGCCCTGTTTCAGTGCCTTCCAGCAAGAAACCACCTTCCTTACAGGATGCCCGGAGAGGCACGGGGCGGAGCACAGCGGTGAGGCGCCGCACTTCTTTTTACTTGCCTAAGGATGCTATTAAGCATCTGCATGTTCTATCACGAACACGGGCACGTGAGGTCATTGAGGCCCTGCTTCGAAAATTCATGGTAGTAGATGATCCTCGCAAGTTTGCACTCTTTGAGCGAACTGAACGTCATGGCCAAG TATACCTCCGGAAACTGTCGGATGATGAGCAGCCCTTGAAGCTGCGGCTTCTTGCAGGGCCCAGTGAAAAAGCCCTGAGCTTTGTCCTGAAGGAGAATGACTCAGGAGAGGTGAAT TGGGATGCCTTCAGCATGCCTGAACTGCACAATTTCCTACGCATCCTGCAGCGGGAAGAAGAGGAACACCTTCGCCAGATCCTGCAGAAGTATTCTCGTTGTCGCCAGAAGATCCAGGAGGCCCTGCACGCCTGTCCTTTGGGGTGA